Part of the Mycolicibacterium mengxianglii genome is shown below.
CGGACGAGGACCTTCTTCGACGCGGAAATGGCTCTGATCGAACCAGAAAAGCCATGCTGGAGAACCACAAACGAGCAATGGCGCGACAATTCGACGTCACGGTCTTCCCCGCGCCGAACCTGGTCGAGCTTGCTCGTTGGATCGATGATCAGGTGGCGACGGTGCTGGACAAGATTCCAACGGAAGCATTCTTCTGATCGCACATTGAGCTGCTACGACGGGTCATATCGGCGATCCGGGTGACATCCGCCGTGGGCACATTTCCAGGCTGTGTCAGCTCCGGTTAAATGCGCAGCCTGTCCGACAACCAATCAAAATTCAGCTGCAGTTGACAGGGCCCGGGTGCCGTCCTTCTGATGCTTCGTTGGGGCGTCCAGTTGACCTGCCCTGCAGCCATCCACGACAAGATTGGCGACGTTCGCGGCCTCGCAACCGTCGCATACCGATGCTACAAGTGCACCGGAAACGGAAGCGTAACAATTTCATCCGTCGATAACTGGCCAACTGTTACTGGCGGACAGGTCGTATCCGAGTGGGTCGAATTGGCCTGCGCCTCGCCGCTTGTCACTGGTGCTGAGCTTCACCCGCATACGCTGATGGGTTAGGGCGCTTGTGCCCCACTTCGGAGCCATTCGCCAATCTCCATTTCACTGGCGGAGAGTAAGCCGCGCACTGCGCTGTCTGTGCGCCATGACGGGTCTTGGGGTTCGATGACTCGCCGAAGCTGCGAAGGCCGGTTCAGGAAGGTGGTGAAGGTCCGCGCTACGGAACGCCCCTCGGCGATGACCTGAGGCTGCTGGTGTGGTTGCTGGTTGCGTCGCTCACCACGCCGGGCCACGCAGGCGTCGGGCACCGGTTTACGATCCGGCGCATGGGCATAGTGAAAAACTCGTCTACCCGCATCCTGGCTCCGTATGAGAGCGCGTACCACGCAGTGGTCGCCGCGTTCCAGGCCGCCGGGATCGACGTCACTGTAGCCGGCAACCCAATCGTTGGTGAGGTGCAAAGGTCCCTGCGAAAGAATCGCTGGGCCGCCACGGTGACTGCGGCCCTCCGTCCAGAGACGCCGACTACGACCATCGTCGAATGGTCCGTGGACATGCAGGGCGGCAAGCATAGTGAGCTGCGTGGAGAGATCCTCGACGCCCTCAAAGCGCCGGTCGACTACATCGGAACGCCGGGCGACGACCGCGGCGTGGGGGTCGACGACCACGGCGTGGGGGACGCGCTCAGCCGACTGGGGAAGATGGGCCGAGTCTTCGGCGCTCTTGAGGCGAGCGCTCTTGCCGACTTCGTGCAACCCGACGAGCGAGTCGTGGAGCTCGCCCAGGGCATCTACGGTAAGCACCAGGGGATGCTGGTACTGACCACGCAGCGGCTGTTCTTCTTCGACGTGGGCCTCATACGTGCGGCAGTCGAGGAGTTCGACTTCAAGGCGATCGGCTCCTTGGGGTTCTCGACGAAACTGAGTGGCGAGACGATCAACATCTCAATCTCGGGGCGCTCCGCGGAAATCAAGCAGATCGCGCATGGTCGTGGCGCGGCGTTCGTCGCGGCGTTTCGGCGAGTGCGGTCCGAGGCCGCCACAGCCGCATCGGCGCCCGCGCAGCCGACGGCGCCTGCACTGGACCTGGCAGACCAGATCCGCAAGCTGAGCGAGCTGCACAGCGCTGGGATCCTCACCGACGACGAGTTCAACACGAAGAAGGCGGACCTCCTTTCGCGCATGTGACCACAAGCCAGCGGACAACGGCTCGGGCATGCACCGAAGAGAAGGGCGGGCCTGTGACATTCACGCCACCGCCGCGATGGCGCTCGACCGGTACGGTCACCTGCCCAAAGACGATTTGAGCGGTGGCTGACGCGTTGGGCAAGGCCATCAACAACGTTGCGGTAGGCCGGACTTAGAGTGAGGCCGAAACAGCCTGAAGTACGCTCTGAACTGCAACGCCCCCATAGCCCAATTGGCAGAGGCAGCGGACTTAAAATCCGCACAGTGTCGGTTCGAGTCCGACTGGGGGCACGGGCATCTTATTCCAGCTATATGGCTATAAGTAGTGCTACTAGCGGGGCTGCTAGGTGGTCGGATTTGAGTTCCAACAGCACGCCAACAGCGCAACAATGTACGGTACAAAATCCAGCAAACTCGCACAATTCTCTGCAGAAGGAAATTCCTAGTCGCGTCTACTCGATTCCCCGACCGCTCTGGGGCAGTTAGACCTGGGAGTGCGGCCCGCTGGTGGACGTACGCCACAGCGCCAGCGCGGGGCATTGCCGCAGTTCACCAGTCAACGCGCCAAGCGTGTCGTATCGAACGTGCGTGCGACCACGGCAAGGTAAAATGGTCGGTATGTGCCGGTTCGCTCAGTTGAGGGGTGATGAGACTGTGGCTAACTTTGAGCACTTCTTGCGCCGCGCTCAATATTTCGGGGATCGGTCCATTACAAGCTGCCAGGGCTTGAATCCGTCCGTGTGGGACGCAATCGTGGCTGTTGGTTCCGAACATCCGAACGTGACCGAAAAATCTGTGGCCTACGCACGGGAGTGTTTTCAGCGACAGTGCTCGGTGGCCTAGGACGTGGATACCGGATTCGGCTCACTTCAACTGTACTCAGCTTGCCGAGTGGAAGCCGCGCACCATTTCAAGGTCGGAGGTAGCCATTGCATCGACCTCGAAGGCAGTGGGTTTTTAGTCGAGTTTCCTGAAAATGACAGCCGTTTAGCGCTAGTGACAAACCGGCATATAGCGGATGCGGTATTTTACGACGAAGATCTGAACGACGGTTCTTCGCTAACATCTGTCAGGGTACAGTGGTGGCAGAGCAAGGCTTTACGCCTCGAACACACTATTGTGAACCCGCGTCCTCTCTATAATGTAGACCCATTGATTGATGTCGCGGTGATTCCTATCGCGTCGACACCCGACGCACGTATTGAAATAGTCGGAGAACTCTTTGGCGATCTGGACCAATTCGTTGATGAAAACAGCGCAGAAGAATTCGCCTTCGAACACGCGATAAGTTGGGAAAATCTATCGGAGTGCGAATCCCTTTGGTCGCAACTGGAGCCCGGGGAATTTGTGGTGTTTCCTGGTTATCCAGTCTGGCATGACCACCTACAAATTAGACCGGTCATGCGATCTGGACTAATAGCAAGCGATCCGCAAACTGATTACCGATCTACATCCGGTGTGCGCACCAAAAAGGACAGTAGTCACCAGGTGCTGTTCGATGCCTACTCCACAAGCGGTAACTCAGGAAGTCCCGTCTACGTTGCACAGCGTGGTCTACCACCGGCGGATCTTCCGTTTACATTCGCTGACGGGTCACCCGGTCTTAGGTTCCAACTAGGATTTCATCGCTACCGTCGTTCGTTTCTTGTAGGAATCAACGCGAGTCATTACAACGACACTGGGATACTGCACCACAACGAACACGCGGGATTGTCTCGCATGCACAAGCTTTCGGTCATCATGGACATCTTGCGCGCAAATCGGGGAACGTACGGACCGGAGTCCCGTCAGCTAAAAGTTTCCATTCCGGTTCCAGACGGGGCGAAGCGGAATGCGAAGAAACGGGCCAAAGCCGCCCGAGACAAGGTGATCGTCGCACTGCACCAGCAGGGCACGTCTTATCGTGCGATCGCCGCCGAAGTGGGTTGCTCCACGTCTACGGTCGGCAAAGTCGTCCGACAGCACACAGGAGGGCGAATCCACAAAGAATGAGTGATATGGACCGGAATACGTTCTCTAGACTTGCACCGACAGTAGTCGCGCCAGTAGTCGTAGTGACCCCAAAAGACCTGCAACATATAGGAACCGCATTTTGCGTCTCTTCGAGCGGCATATGGATTACCGCGCGGCACATCTTCGAGGGCCGCAACAGCTATGAGGACTACAAAGGTCAGTACCCAAGCTCGCGGTTGGCCATCCTATGGACAGGACCGGATGACGAGCGTCGGACTCCGATTTTCGTCTCGGGGTTCACGCGGCATCCTGCGAGCGGAAGCGACCTTGCGTTGCTCCGGATCGACAGACCTGAAATAGCTTTTCCCGCAACCCGATTAAATGCTTTCGTACCAGAAATCGACACACCGATATGTGGACTGGGATATCCGTCATTTCAAGACGGACTGCCAATGCTCAAGGTTGCGCCCGGAATCGTTTCGAATATTTTTCGGAATGGACGCGACTCGGTTAGTTTGCCAACCGCCTCATACGAGACGACGGCAGCTTTTGATCCGCTCATGAGCGGTGGACCTGTCTTTCAACCCGATGGCTCTGTCTGCGGCGTCATTGCAACAGGTATGGACGCAGGTCCCGATGGGGAGCCAGCAATATCCTTTGCGTCTGCCACGCCTTATATATTCATGCTGAAGGTTGCCTACAGCAAGTCCAACACAGTGAGCATCTATGATTTGGCAAAACAGCGAACTGTACTCACAGATAGTTCATTTGAGCTACTGAGGATGACTGACACTGACGGTCAACTACGTGTGTTCTACGCCAGCGAGTGAACTTCTTTAAAAATTCCGGCGTACGCTCACGTTCGAGTCACACGGCCGTGGATTAGTGGTCATACCGCCTATAACCATGAATCAGCGTCACCAGACACAATCGCCTCTTGGCCCGCCCTGGTGGACAAACGCACCCGTGATGGGAAGCCCGGCATTCTTTCCCTTGGTTTGGTCTTGCCGCCCAATGTCGTGGGCATTGATGTTGATGCCTACGACGGCAAGCAAGGGCTAGTGACGCTGAAATCGTGGGCTGATGAGCTTGGCGAGTTTTCCGCCGACCTATATCGTGACGGCGCGCACTGATGGCTCAGGAATCCGGCTGTACCGAAAGCCCGCTGATTGGGAAGGCCAAGACCAACGCGATACCGGAATCGAGTTCATCGACCGCAACCACCGTTATCTCATCGCCCCCGGTTCCTGGCACCACATAGGCCAGCTCTACCGTCTACGTACCACATGCAGGTGTCCAAATGGTTGGGGCATGCAACGTTCACCCTGACTTTGGACACCTACGGCGATTACATCGCCAGCGACGAGGGCGGAAAAGCTGCCCCCTTGGCTAGGCCGGTCGCTGTTCCCCGGAAAGCTGACGCAACAGACAATGTTGTGCCGATCAATCGTCAGGCTAACTAGGGCAATCGATCTGCGGACCTGATTTCCTATTTTTAACAAAGAAGTTGATAACTGAGTTGTACTGACTGCCTTGTCTAGCGTTGCACGGTGTTCGTGACTTTATGTCAGAGGTGCGAACTATATGAACTGTCCGTCTTGCGCGGCTATCTTCTAGGAACTTGGTCCATTCACCATCTGATGATAGAACCTGGCCACTAGTGATCGGTTGTCCTTTTACGTCTAATGCCTCAGTCGGTAACCAATTCCAGCTGAATGTCACAATTAGCGTGCCACCAACTACCGATAGCCCTAGAAAAAGATTGCGCAAGTTTGCCGCTAACACGGTGAACTTTTCGTTACGACAGCGAGCTGTCACCGCCTGTGAGATCAGCGTAAAAAATACTCCAGTAAAAAAGTACACTGCAATCAAGGGCATCATAAGCGCGCCGAGAAGGATTACTGCAACTGCAAGAATGTTGCGTTCGAAAGAGAAACTATCTCGTTTGTCTTTTGGTGTTTGTATCGAACGGGCCAGATAATAAAGCGAAATGAAGACTAAAGATACGGGAATGAGTGGCAAGGTGACCGTTAGAAATAAGGAAACAACGTTGAGGTTTTGGATTATGTAGCCGAAGATTTGTGGATCACCGGCGGAAGTAAACAAGACGCTGAAAGCTGCGAGAACGAACGGAATGAGACCCAGAATCCAGACGATGTGATCGCGAATCAAACCTGAAAGCCAGGATGGTCTTTCGCTTGAAGCCGTGCTTTTTTCCCCTTCCACGCCGATCATGCGTGAGGCAGGTTGTCGGTGAATTTCGCGGGGGTTCGGCTGTCCAAAGTTCTCATGTACGTGATCAACTAGTTCTTATTCTTATGTCCGAGACGTTCAAAGAGCTTCTGCCGACCACGATACCAAGCGACAAGGGACCAGATTATGAGCACGGCCGCGGCGACAGCGATAATAATGGGTACAATTAGACTGTTGCCTCTTGCGTGAGCGGCCGAAATAGACCAGGCACCCAAGAACGCTAGTGTTGCGCCGAACATCAAGCCTGATGGTAAGTATACGCGCGTTGCCTGAAGGTCAGATTTGGTTGGGTAAATAGCGGTCGATCGGCTTTGATCTTTTACTCTGCCTGTTACGGTTGGTGGATTACTGGACGTACCTCCATCGTAAAAAATCTGTACTATGAACCAATCTTGTTTGTTGAGAGTTCTTGGGCGTAACCATATTTCTTCGTCACCGCGTTGTTTTGCTTTCGCGCCCAAATTAATGACTAGTTCGGGAGTATTCAACAAATGCTCACTTGAACTCGCTGCCACGTTGAACTCTAGAAGATGCGCGTCGGGTCGCTGAATTACGTATGGTTCGCCCAAAAAGTCTTCTTCATCGATTGTTTTGTTGCCGGTGTTTGCAAATCGTATCTCAGTGACCCTAGGTGCCTTAACTTCAAGATCGCCAACCGTGAGTTTAAGCCTCTCCGGTTTGGTCTTCGAAAGAATGAGCGGCACGTCGCTTATTACTCGATAGTCGAACGTCTTTATTTCTTTGTTGCGATTTCTGACGTATCTACCTATCAAACCGCTTCCAATTGCAATGACGAGGGCAGCAAGTATTTGAAGCATGGTCCCGTTGCGCTCGATGAAGCTGTCCGCCATCAACACGCCGATCACGGTAGCGGGTGTGTCGGACACGGTAGTTGTCGCCGCGCCGACGCTCTTAGAGCTTCATCGAGACATGCCCCGTTTGAAGCCGTTTGTATGGGTGCGAATCTTTTCGCGAACTTGCCCCAGCAAACCTGCCTCAACAGCAGGCCAGCAGCGCACAGCAGCACCGCCCTGGTGTTTGCCGAGGTCATGTGCTGACCTGCAGCAATAGCCGCAACCGCCCTTGGTTGAGGTTTGCTGGCTATTTAAAGATATTGATTCACAACATATTTGGAGCAGAGATTGACTCCTGCTGAGAATCTTTCTGGTCTCTAGATCGTTTGCTGACCGACCTCGCCGTCGGACTTAAAATCCGCACAGTGTCGGTTCGAGTCCGACTGGGGGCACCGGTCTTCTCTCGCGCCCCGCGTTAGGCGCGGTCTGCCTAAGTCACTGCGACCGCCTTCCGAGCTGGGCTAGATGAGACTTGGCCAACCTCTGCGTATGGCGGCGCAAATGTTATAACTCAGGCCGCAGGTTCGAATCCTGAAGCAGCACAATGGAACAGCGCACTGTCCCCGCTACTGCGAAAAACGGCCCCCGGAAGGTCACTCCGGGGGCCGTCCTCATGCCGGGCAAGAACACTTTGGGGAACTATGCCTCAACCCTCGTTCCCATCGGCGTTACACCGGGGCCGACGCGTGGTGCGCCGGATGGCGGGCTCCATGGAGGGCGGGTGCCACCGCGGTTGATCAGCGCCAATACACCGGTCGGCATGAACGACCAGTCGGCTCCGGGGTTCCCGGTCACGGGACCATCACCGGCGTCCCGGGCAGCACGATCCGGCTGGCGACCTGCGGTGCGAGGCGGGTGAGCGCGTCGGTGTAGTGGCGCGGGTCCTGGTCGCACTTGGTGATTATTTGGTCGCCGAGCCGTCCGCTGTGGAAGGCGTAGTGGTGGGGTAGCGCGACAGTGGGATCGAGCGCGGCGGTCAGGGCGGCGGCCTGTTCGGCGTCCATGACCACCTGGAGCATGTTGGCCGGGCGCACGCACAGGCCGTTGATGGGAAGGATTGCGAGATCGACTTTCCCGAAGCGTCCGGGGATCTCGTCGAGTTCCGGGACGCGTAACGAGTCGCCGCCGAAGAACACGGTGCGGCCGCTGGCCTGGATGACGAAGGTGACCTCGTGGACGCCGTGTTGTCCGGGTGTAGCGGTGACGGTGAGTTCGCCGAGTGTGGCGGACTCCCAGGCTTCAATCGTGTGCACGTTCGTGAATCCCTTGCTCGCGGCGAGGGTGGTGACGGTGCCGGGGCCAAACAGCGGGGTGCTCAGGTCGAACCCGCCTGCGACGAGGGCATCGAGATCGCAGTGGTCGTAGTGCTCGTGGCTGATGACGAGCGCGTCGAGCTGGCCGAGGGAGGCGACTTCAACGGCGAGCGGTTCGCCCTGGTGGTAGGTGGCAGTCTCGGTGAACCAGGGGTCGGTGAGGATGCGTAGTTCGCCGATCTCGATGAGCTGGCAGGCGTGCGCAATGCGGGTGACGGTCAGGGGTGTGGTCATGACGATGGTCCTCTTCTTCCGGGGTGAGAGTGCTTCTTGGGGTAGGAGTTTCAGTTGCCGAGGTCGGTGATGGCGCCGAGCAGTTCCTCGGGTGTTTCGAGCTGGGGCAGGTGGCCGCTGCGGGGCAGCACGGTGAAGGCGGACGTCGCGATGGCGTCGGCGTAGGCCTTGCCGTACTCGGGGTCGACGATGCCGTCGCTGGCACCCCAAATCACGTGGACCGGGAGATGCAGGTTGGCCAGGCGTTTCATCAAGGTGGGGTCGGACATGGTCGGGCCGGCGTAGGAGGACAGCGCGGTGACGTCGGGGCTTGGGCCGCTCCCGGAACCGGCCGGTGGGCGCGGCGCGTTGGCCGGGTCGTGGAAGGACAACTTCGCCAGTTCTGCCGGCGCGAGGCCGCTGACGTTGGTCATCGGGTGGCCGTCCACCTCGATGCCGATGCCGTCGACGATCACCGCGCCCGAGACCCGCGGGCTGTCGAGTAGCGCCATCTCTGCGGCGACCCATCCGCCGAAGCTGTTGCCGATGACGGTGACGTCGGCGAGGTCGAGCTCGTCGAGCAGCCTCACGTAGGCGGCGGCGAGATCGCGGGTCGTCGCCAACTTCGCAGGCCGAGCGGTGCCGGCGAAACCGGGGTGGGTGGGAACCAGCACGCGGGAGTGGGTGCGGTGGGCGAGTAGGTCGGCGAAGCCGCCCACGGTGGCGACGCCCCCGCCGCCATGCAGTACCAGGAACGGGCGGGTGCGGTCGTGGTGGTCGACGGTGATCTCTACGTCACCGGCGGCGACGGTGCTGGTGCGGGTGGGCCGGAGGCTTCCGGCCGCGACGGTGGTGCTCATGGTGTTTCCCTTCGAAGGTGGTGGATCAGTCAGGTGGCCGAACCGGTACGTAGGTGTTGAACCACGTCTGCCGGTAGTCGTGCTTGACGGCGTGGACGGTTAGGACCGCCTTGGGTCGATCGACCAATGTCGACTCGCGCTGCACGTCATATAAGGAACCTTAGATCAGGTTCCTTAGTCATGCAAGGTTCCTTAGATAAGGAGCTTGTATCCAGCGTGAACGTTCCCTACGGTGACTCGCATGGAGCCGTCGATGCAGGACGTGGGCCTCGCCGTCAAGCAGCTGCAGTGGCGGCATCACCGCGAGGCCAATCGCCGCCTGCGCTTGGAAGTTGGAATATCGCTGGTTCAGTGGGACGTCTTGCGTGACCTGCACCGCGATCCCGACCTGTCGTTGCACGACCTCGCGATGCAGACGTTTCAGACCGACCAATCAATGGGCGAGCTGGCCAAACGGATGGTCGCCCGCGGTCTGTTGACCCGCGTCGATGGCCCCGGCCGCGCCGTCCGCCACCGCCTGTCTGACGCGGGCGAGGCCGCCTATCAGGCTGGTTCGGGCATCGTCGACAGCATCCTTGCCGAAAGCATCGGGCTCCTCACCGCCGACGAGCAAGCTTCACTGCACGCCATGCTGACGAAAGCCGCCTCGGGCTTGCCCATCGCGCCGTGACCGGAGTCCGACTTGGGGGCACCGCACGCCCCGACTCAGGGGCAACCACGTCGGTCAGCGGGGGGCTGGCGCTGGTCGAACGACCCCGTCCTCAACTCCCAGTCCACCTGGCAACCGGGCACTGCGGCGCCGCGCGCGCGCCCACCGGCGCACTGACAGAATCCCCCGCTGGAGTTGCCGCAGCGGCTCGCGCTGGGTGGCGACGACGATCCAGTAACGCCACCGTGGGTACTCGCCCAGGCGGCTCAACAGCGAGTAGGCGAACCGCACCCCGTCCTGATCGACGTGCCGGTCCAAGTCCTCGAACCATCGGCTGCTGCTCAGCGCGGCCTGCTGCGGTGGCGCGATGTCGGCGCGTCGTTGCCGTTCATAGGCGTCTAGCGCAGCTTCGAGGTTCGCGCCGGGAGTGAGCCTCGCAGCGAGGGCCATGGCGTCCTGCATGGCAAGTTTCGTGCCCGAGCCGATCCCGAAGTGCGTGGTGTGCGCGGCGTCGCCCATCAATACGACCCGGCCGTTGTGCCAGCGCTCGTTGGTGACCCGGCGGAAGCTCGACCACGGGGCCCGGCCCAGCCCGTCCAGCTGGTCGATCAGGGGGTTTCCGTCGAGGTGGCGGGCGAAGATCTTCTCCAGCGCCGCCCTGGTGTCGTCTGAGCTGAGCACATCGAAGCCGAGCGCCGACCACGTCTCCGGCATGCACTCCACGATGACGGTGCTGGTATCAGCGGTGAACGGGTAGCCGTGGAACCAGATCCAGCCGGCCTCAGTCTCCTCGAACGCCCAGGTGAAGGTCTCGAAGACTGCGCGCGTGCCCAGCCAGATGTACTTGTTGCGGCCGACGTCGACGTTCGTCGCGAAGGTATCGGCGTGCAGCTGGCGTATTCGGCTGTTTGCGCCGTCGCAGGCGACGACCAGGTCCGCGTCGTCGAATGTGGACAGGTCCTCGACTTCGAGGGTTCGCACGTCGACACCCAGCTGGGTGGCGCGCACCGTGAGGATCGACAGCAGCTGCCGCCGGCTCAGGCCGAACCAGTAGCCGCCGAGGAACATCGTGGGCTTGCCGCCGGCGCGCACCTCGTACTCGTCCCACTTGGCGGCACTGTTCCAGATGTCCCGGGCACTCACCGGGTCGCAGCGGAACAGGTCGTCGAGCAGCTCGTCGGAGATGGTCACGCCCCAGCCGTACGTGACGCCGGATGGGTTGCGTTCGAACACCGTTACCTCATGGTCCGGGTCGGCCAGCTTGGTCAGGATCGCGAAGTACAGCCCGGCTGGGCCGCCACCCACGCAGACGATACGCACGAGTGACCTCCTAGTACTTCAGCCGTAGATCGAGTTTGGTCTGCGTGAGAGAGCGCCGCGGCCGCCGCGACTCGCAGCGTGAACGTCGGTCGGTGGCGGTGTGGTTCAACCGATTCGGCCTTTCTTCGTCAAGCTTTGCGAGCCAACAGGTTTCGACGTCTGATCCCAACTCGCCCCACCGCGTCCACCTCGACTCATAAATCTGGCTCGCCGGATCTAGCCCAGCTTGCGGTACGACGGGAAGTAGCCGGAGATGTCGACGGACTCGGGCGTAATCCCGCGACGCGCCAGCAGGTTCGCGTAGGCCGCCCCGTTCGTCACCACCCGCCAGGTGTGGAACGAATGCCGGCCACTGGAGAAGCCGGCCTTGTAGGAGAACAGCAAGTCCTCGGCACCGCCCACGCCGCCCCCAACGTGCATGATCGCGTTGCCCCTATCCTTCGCCCAGAGCCGTATCTCGTCGTACAGCAGCTTGTCGGCGTGGTGACCCTCGCGGTGGCGGGTCGAGGCGACGTGCCCCTCGACGATTCCGCGGTACTCGAAGAACGTGCTGCCACCGACTACCTCGCCGTCGACCAGCGCCACTGCCAGGTGCATCCGGTCCCCGACCGCTTCGTGGAGGGCAGTGAGGTGTTCGCAGGGGTAGAAGTAGTACTGCGACGCGCCCAGCCGCTGCATGTTCTCGTGGTAGATGGTGACCCACTCCTCGAGCCGCTCCCAGTCGTCGAACACCACCTCGACGCCGGCCCGCCGGGCGCGGTTGATCTGGTTGCGGTGGTCCCGGCGGGTCTCGCGCCACATCGCCTCGCGGCTGAGCGACAGGTCGACCGAGACAGTCTCGCCGTGCTGGACGACGGCACCTACTCCGTCGAGCACGTCCAGTGGTGGGGGCAGAAGCGGGTGCAGTCGCACGAAAGTCGTCACCACCCCGTTGGCGCACAGGGTTTCGACCATCTGGTGGCAGGCCCGCCGCCAGAAGGCGGTGTCCTCGTGCGATGCGTCGCTGACCGGACCGGTGTACCCGTAGGGCGAGACGGCGTCAAGCAGGTCGGAGTCGGGGATGCCACGCAGGATGAGCGGCAGCAGGAAGGCGTGCTCCTCCTCCTGGTACCAAAAGGCTGCCGGTGTTCCACCGGTCACTTTCGCGTCCAGGCCTGCATACTCGGGCAGGTGGTACACGTCATGGTCGGTGCGCCGCAGGACGTCGGCCCAGTGCGCCGCCGACGGCGACAGCAGGCGGGCCTCCGTGCTGACCGGCGGGGTCGATTCGCGTGACGCAGTCTCAGACATAGGCTCCTAGCGGTGGCTGATATGGTGCCACGGCATTCTCGCGGGCGGCGGTTGAATCGTCCGGGTCGAGCAGCAAATTCCGCGGCCATCTTGCGACGGGAAACAATTTCTCCTCTGCGCAGGCGCATTTCTTCTCCCTTCCGCGGTCAACCGCTCAGTGCGCATTGGGGCATCGCAACGATGTTGCCATTGCTCAATGGCGACGGGCGCTGCTCTGCAGACCAAAGTCAATGGCGCGGAGCGGCAGTCGGTGTGCCTGTCACTTCAAGCGCTCTTCGGCGCGACGAAAGTGTCCCGAAACAATTTCCCGCTCACGCCGGGCAGCTGACCTCGGTTGCTAAAGGTGTTGTGGACAATGGTTCTGGTCCCCCTCTGTTAATGCAGGTCAACAGCGTTTGTGAGCACAACCAGCAGGTAGCCGGTCAGCTCATCAGTTGACTGCCAACAGCACTGCAACAGCGCAACAAAGGGAGGTACAGAGTCCAGCGAAGATGGGCATCGAACGCGGGGAGTCTGAGGCTTACCGCTCTGGCTCATATCTGGCATCGAGCATTCGCGAGGCCGTCCAAGCTGTTGCCGATCAATTCCCGCACCATTCAGGGGCGGCGATTGCTTTCGCACGCGAGTCGTTTGATGACTACGAATATTTGTTGGCCGATGACCGCGAACCATCAGCGCAGGATCGCGGCTGTCCGTGGGAATTGATGACCCTCACGACCACCAGCTAGCGCAATCCACGGACCTGATTGTTATAGCGTCGGTGTTAAATCTCCTTGCAGTGATGAATCAGGCGTTCAGCCCGGCTCCCGCGCGGGTGACAATGATGCGGGGCACGACTGTTCTCGACGACATCCGCAGCATGCAAACCACGATCTCGACGATGTCCTCGACGGGAATCATCGTCTCGGCGGGGATGCGGTCAGTGATCCAGGCGCTCATCTCGGTGTGCACGTATCCGGGGGCCACGGCCGTGCCGGTGACACCGTGCGCGCTCTCCTCTGCGTTCAAGGTC
Proteins encoded:
- a CDS encoding GNAT family N-acetyltransferase, with the translated sequence MSETASRESTPPVSTEARLLSPSAAHWADVLRRTDHDVYHLPEYAGLDAKVTGGTPAAFWYQEEEHAFLLPLILRGIPDSDLLDAVSPYGYTGPVSDASHEDTAFWRRACHQMVETLCANGVVTTFVRLHPLLPPPLDVLDGVGAVVQHGETVSVDLSLSREAMWRETRRDHRNQINRARRAGVEVVFDDWERLEEWVTIYHENMQRLGASQYYFYPCEHLTALHEAVGDRMHLAVALVDGEVVGGSTFFEYRGIVEGHVASTRHREGHHADKLLYDEIRLWAKDRGNAIMHVGGGVGGAEDLLFSYKAGFSSGRHSFHTWRVVTNGAAYANLLARRGITPESVDISGYFPSYRKLG